From a region of the Paenibacillus sp. FSL R10-2734 genome:
- a CDS encoding glycosyltransferase family A protein — MEHSEVLQQACYVFLNDLNDEINPSSAHQMDNTEIVQKCRLIIDKEQNPQIKAFLETLSEVIHAYLTERASEDSLRFYLSEQFSIKNEEIDGLIHRLVAITKQSSDTDSTHPAIRPLAEYPKVSIIITTYNRKGFLYQAIQSILKQDYPHKEITVIDDCSSDGTEELMYQSFGDEPRVIYMRNETNSGPGNNRRKAFAAHADGEYVLFLDDDDYLIDMNYLSKAVDFHILHPEISFVAANVFLEYSKAKQLKISSLQLSRVIKKQDYFMNFEKKGYPKPSSTLTTVFKREALMAMDILHMNMVNDASIYLRSLLIGDAGFIDTIAGVYRLHGDNITFNLSQGFLIENLEEKMLIKNMAVQKYGYSEQEMTEWFNHNAYDTISYYLLNSAKDATDFKFMYHWALNHCPPIYNQLRNEFRTKLIKKQLLRISLLRTLLGR; from the coding sequence ATGGAGCATAGTGAGGTTTTGCAGCAAGCTTGTTACGTCTTTCTAAATGACCTAAATGATGAAATAAACCCTTCATCTGCCCATCAAATGGATAATACGGAAATAGTCCAAAAATGCCGTCTAATTATAGATAAAGAACAAAATCCGCAAATCAAAGCCTTTTTAGAAACCTTATCTGAGGTGATCCATGCTTATCTCACAGAGAGAGCTTCAGAGGATTCATTAAGGTTCTATCTCTCAGAGCAATTCAGTATCAAGAACGAAGAAATCGACGGGTTGATTCATAGGTTAGTCGCAATCACAAAACAGTCTTCAGATACGGATAGTACTCACCCAGCAATCCGTCCATTAGCCGAGTATCCCAAGGTCAGTATCATTATCACTACTTACAATCGAAAGGGATTCCTATATCAAGCGATCCAAAGCATCTTAAAGCAAGACTATCCTCATAAAGAGATCACAGTGATCGACGATTGTTCTTCAGATGGCACGGAAGAGTTGATGTATCAAAGCTTCGGGGATGAGCCGCGAGTAATCTACATGCGGAATGAAACAAATAGCGGACCTGGCAATAATCGGCGGAAGGCCTTTGCTGCTCATGCGGATGGAGAGTATGTTCTTTTTCTCGATGATGATGACTATCTGATTGATATGAATTACTTAAGTAAGGCAGTGGATTTTCATATCCTGCATCCTGAAATATCATTTGTAGCCGCTAATGTATTTCTAGAATATTCAAAGGCTAAGCAACTTAAGATCAGTAGTCTACAGCTAAGTAGAGTTATTAAGAAGCAAGATTATTTCATGAATTTTGAGAAAAAAGGATACCCGAAGCCATCCTCCACATTAACAACTGTCTTTAAGCGTGAGGCCTTAATGGCTATGGATATCCTGCATATGAACATGGTCAACGATGCTTCTATTTATCTGCGTTCCTTGTTGATCGGTGATGCTGGCTTTATTGATACCATTGCCGGTGTGTATAGATTACACGGGGACAATATTACCTTTAATCTGAGTCAGGGATTCTTAATTGAGAATCTAGAAGAGAAGATGTTGATTAAGAATATGGCCGTTCAGAAATATGGATATAGCGAGCAAGAAATGACGGAATGGTTTAACCATAATGCTTATGATACGATTTCATACTATTTATTAAATTCTGCAAAAGACGCTACAGACTTTAAATTCATGTATCATTGGGCCCTTAACCATTGCCCGCCGATCTACAATCAATTAAGAAATGAATTTCGTACGAAGCTGATTAAAAAGCAATTACTACGGATTTCGTTACTTCGAACACTGCTCGGAAGATGA
- a CDS encoding beta-eliminating lyase-related protein has protein sequence MNGKKSVQEAFNETTYRIVGHGNRDAQVLKEAFEVVENSTASDIYGSGKVIEDFQSEMAKLLGKETAVFFPSGTMAQQIALRIWCDEKGLKRVAYHPLCHLEIHEQDGLKELHHIEPVLLADKDRLITLDDVLHMKEDIACLLLELPQREIGGQLPEYKELEAISAHCRARGIKLHLDGARLLETLPYYGKTAAEICALFDSVYISLYKGIGGIAGAILAGSEEFTKQSKIWKRRHGGDLISLYPYIISSDYYFRQREGKMQQYYEGAKELAALVNQCHAVTTLPTEPVSNMFHMHFQMSRESLEPILSSVYEATGIGLSAAIRPTGDHSSYCEISIGDKYADIPKEEVKGFLLLLDKLMRESSSEQCSK, from the coding sequence ATGAACGGAAAAAAATCAGTGCAAGAGGCATTTAATGAAACGACTTATCGAATCGTAGGACATGGAAATAGAGATGCGCAAGTCTTGAAGGAAGCCTTTGAAGTTGTAGAGAACAGTACGGCCTCTGATATTTATGGATCTGGGAAGGTCATTGAAGATTTTCAGTCGGAGATGGCTAAGCTTCTTGGAAAAGAAACAGCAGTCTTCTTTCCGAGTGGAACGATGGCACAGCAAATCGCCTTAAGAATATGGTGTGATGAAAAAGGACTCAAGAGAGTTGCCTATCATCCCTTATGTCACTTGGAGATCCATGAGCAGGATGGGTTGAAGGAATTGCATCATATCGAGCCTGTCCTCCTTGCGGACAAGGATCGACTAATCACCTTGGATGATGTGTTACATATGAAGGAAGATATTGCTTGTCTGCTGCTTGAATTGCCGCAGCGCGAAATTGGCGGACAGTTACCGGAATATAAAGAGCTTGAAGCGATTTCTGCACATTGCCGAGCTCGCGGAATTAAGCTGCATTTGGATGGGGCAAGATTGCTTGAGACGCTTCCCTATTATGGCAAGACAGCTGCAGAGATCTGCGCACTCTTTGATAGTGTCTATATCTCACTGTATAAAGGAATCGGGGGGATTGCTGGTGCGATTCTTGCAGGTAGCGAGGAGTTTACGAAGCAATCGAAGATATGGAAACGGCGGCATGGTGGAGACCTAATTAGCCTCTACCCATACATCATCTCCTCTGATTATTATTTCCGGCAAAGAGAGGGTAAAATGCAGCAGTATTATGAAGGGGCTAAGGAGCTTGCTGCTTTAGTTAATCAATGTCATGCCGTAACTACGCTACCTACTGAGCCTGTCTCCAACATGTTTCATATGCATTTTCAAATGTCTAGGGAGAGCCTTGAACCGATCCTGTCTTCTGTATATGAGGCAACAGGAATCGGCTTAAGCGCAGCGATAAGACCAACGGGAGACCATAGTTCTTATTGTGAGATTAGTATCGGAGACAAGTATGCCGACATCCCTAAAGAAGAGGTGAAGGGATTTTTGCTGCTGCTCGATAAGCTAATGCGTGAATCATCTTCCGAGCAGTGTTCGAAGTAA
- the udk gene encoding uridine kinase, translating into MLIIGIAGGTGSGKTTVARSVIDRLGTGKVTFISQDNYYKDHSHLSFAERESINYDHPFAFDNELLIEHLKCLREDKTAYAPVYDFTAHARSTTETVELQPNNIVIIEGLHVLSDENLRDMLDIKVFVDADPDVRILRRVLRDIEERGRSIQSIHHQYLSTVKPMHEAFIEPSKKYADLIIPEGGHNEVGIQLLSILTEKHLTNDWTS; encoded by the coding sequence ATGCTCATTATTGGTATCGCCGGCGGTACCGGCTCGGGAAAGACAACCGTAGCCCGCTCCGTCATTGACCGTCTTGGAACGGGAAAGGTAACTTTCATATCACAAGATAACTACTATAAGGATCATTCACACCTCAGCTTCGCTGAACGTGAATCCATCAATTACGATCATCCTTTCGCTTTCGACAATGAGCTGCTTATTGAGCATCTTAAATGTTTGCGAGAGGACAAGACTGCATATGCTCCGGTATATGACTTCACAGCACATGCCCGCTCCACTACGGAAACCGTAGAACTGCAACCAAACAACATTGTAATCATCGAGGGACTCCATGTTCTATCCGACGAGAACCTCCGCGATATGCTCGACATCAAAGTATTTGTTGATGCTGACCCTGATGTTCGTATCCTCCGCCGAGTACTCCGGGATATCGAGGAACGTGGCCGGAGTATCCAATCGATTCACCATCAATATTTAAGTACAGTTAAGCCAATGCACGAAGCTTTTATTGAGCCATCCAAGAAGTACGCCGATTTGATTATCCCTGAAGGTGGCCACAACGAGGTTGGTATTCAGTTGCTGTCCATCTTGACCGAGAAGCATCTGACGAACGATTGGACGTCCTAA